The Engystomops pustulosus chromosome 9, aEngPut4.maternal, whole genome shotgun sequence genome includes a window with the following:
- the LOC140077545 gene encoding olfactory receptor 5V1-like, producing the protein MDIINMSTSSYFIITGISDNSLLQCFVFLLVLVIYLITLGGNIIIFLLVCLDHRLHTPMYFFLANLSLLDMSCSTITLHKILTSFMTGDKTVSILSCHVAIFTFLSLTCDELLLLAAMSYDRYVAICKPLHYHLVMNYRCCVLLASLCWAFGFLESIPTFMGVYKLTCYTSNKMDHFFCDIIPVVKLSCSDTSFLQLYILTVGVFICGFTPFVLTFISYIFIISTILSIRSSSGRRKAFYTCSSHLTVVITLYASLVFQYLRPSSSINLSSSKYFSLFNAAAVPILNPLIYSLKNKDVKDAIMRRKILAVK; encoded by the coding sequence ATGGATATTATAAATATGAGTACATCAAGTTATTTCATCATTACTGGAATCTCTGATAATTCTTTGTTGCAATGTTTTGTGTTTCTCCTGGTTTTGGTCATCTATCTAATCACTCTTGGAGGTAACATCATCATCTTCCTCCTGGTTTGTCTCGATCATCGTCTCCATACacccatgtactttttcttggccaACTTATCTTTGTTGGACATGAGTTGTTCTACAATTACTCTTCATAAAATCCTTACCTCTTTCATGACGGGAGATAAGACTGTCTCAATTCTCAGTTGTCATGTGGCAATTTTTACCTTTCTGTCATTGACTTGTGATGAATTGTTGCTTTTGGCGGCTATGAGTTATGATCGCTATGTTGCTATCTGTAAACCTTTACACTATCATCTTGTCATGAATTACAGATGCTGTGTCCTTTTGGCCTCTCTGTGTTGGGCTTTTGGTTTCCTTGAAAGCATACCAACTTTTATGGGTGTCTACAAATTAACATGTTATACATCCAACAAGATGGACCATTTCTTCTGTGACATTATTCCTGTCGTGAAGTTGTCTTGTAGTGACACATCTTTCCTCCAGCTCTATATTCTAACTGTAGGGGTTTTCATTTGTGGTTTTACTCCATTTGTCCTTACTTTTATCTCCTACATCTTCATAATTTCCACCATCTTGTCGATACGATCCAGCAGTGGCAGACGTAAAGCCTTCTACACGTGTTCCTCTCACCTTACAGTAGTCATCACTCTCTACGCTTCTCTTGTCTTCCAGTATCTGAGGCCATCTTCATCCATCAATCTAAGCTCCAGTAAATATTTTTCCTTGTTTAACGCAGCCGCTGTCCCAATACTGAACCCACTGATCTACAGCCTAAAGAATAAAGATGTGAAAGATGCTATTATGAGAAGAAAAATATTAGCTGTGAAATAA